In one Pseudomonas sp. Bout1 genomic region, the following are encoded:
- a CDS encoding DUF1294 domain-containing protein — MNIQHPRFKALVFALLCAAPLFGAGLLWYRGVSLIPLVAYGGVSVVAFLLYWSDKRKAREDSWRTPENVLHAVELAGGWPGALLAQQVFRHKTRKVSYQVVFWLIVLLHQVFWIDQLFLGGTLLSIF, encoded by the coding sequence ATGAACATCCAGCATCCGCGCTTCAAGGCGCTGGTGTTTGCACTGTTGTGCGCCGCGCCGCTGTTTGGCGCAGGCCTGCTGTGGTATCGCGGGGTTTCGTTGATCCCGCTGGTGGCCTATGGCGGGGTCAGCGTGGTGGCGTTCCTGCTGTACTGGAGCGACAAACGCAAGGCCCGCGAAGACAGCTGGCGCACCCCGGAAAACGTCCTGCACGCCGTGGAGCTGGCAGGCGGCTGGCCGGGGGCGTTGCTCGCCCAACAGGTGTTTCGCCACAAGACGCGCAAGGTGTCTTATCAAGTGGTGTTCTGGCTGATCGTGTTGCTGCACCAGGTGTTCTGGATTGATCAGTTGTTCCTGGGCGGCACGCTACTGTCGATCTTCTAG
- a CDS encoding MmcQ/YjbR family DNA-binding protein: MRMTEEQVAEFCLGLPGAREDYKWGGVRVFSIAGNKMFAVQHLRGDSLAFKVDKELFLGHVDRPGIHPAPYLARAQWVIMETPYPLGAEELRGLLQRSHQLVVSKLPKRTQVGLLLEDRQ; encoded by the coding sequence ATGAGGATGACTGAGGAGCAGGTTGCCGAGTTTTGCCTGGGCTTGCCGGGCGCGCGGGAAGACTACAAATGGGGCGGCGTGCGGGTGTTCTCGATCGCCGGCAACAAGATGTTCGCCGTGCAGCACCTGCGGGGTGATTCGCTGGCCTTCAAGGTCGACAAGGAGCTGTTCCTGGGCCATGTGGACCGCCCGGGCATCCACCCGGCGCCGTACCTGGCACGGGCGCAGTGGGTCATCATGGAAACGCCCTACCCGCTGGGCGCTGAAGAACTGCGTGGCCTGTTACAGCGTTCCCACCAGTTAGTGGTGAGCAAGCTGCCCAAGCGCACGCAGGTCGGCTTGTTGCTAGAAGATCGACAGTAG